A window of the Streptomyces sp. NBC_00250 genome harbors these coding sequences:
- a CDS encoding phage holin family protein, whose amino-acid sequence MSDPYDGAERSLGQLVASATAEMSALVHDELALAKAEIRQDVKRGAIGSAAGIAAAVVLLFSLPMLSFALAYAINTWTGGHNGNGGWNLVWCFLLSFAFNVLVAGLLGLLAYAKFKKVKPPERSIASAKQTAAVLSTVKPHPRPEAAKALDKALDKSSAVARSSV is encoded by the coding sequence ATGAGCGACCCGTACGACGGAGCCGAGCGCAGCCTCGGCCAGCTGGTCGCCTCGGCGACCGCCGAGATGTCCGCGCTGGTGCACGACGAGCTCGCCCTGGCCAAGGCCGAGATCCGACAGGACGTCAAGCGCGGTGCGATCGGAAGTGCGGCCGGCATCGCGGCCGCGGTCGTGCTGCTGTTCTCGCTGCCGATGCTGAGCTTCGCGCTCGCGTACGCCATCAACACCTGGACCGGCGGGCACAACGGGAACGGGGGCTGGAACCTCGTCTGGTGCTTCCTGCTGTCCTTCGCCTTCAACGTGCTGGTCGCGGGGCTGCTCGGGCTCCTCGCGTACGCCAAGTTCAAGAAGGTCAAGCCGCCGGAGAGGTCCATCGCCTCGGCCAAGCAGACGGCCGCCGTGCTCTCCACGGTCAAGCCGCACCCGCGTCCGGAGGCGGCCAAGGCACTGGACAAGGCGCTGGACAAGTCCTCCGCTGTGGCACGCTCGTCCGTATGA
- the nhaA gene encoding Na+/H+ antiporter NhaA, with product MAAPAPTNRKFLGRLSLPERQYIADALRTETVGGILLLVAAVAALVWANTPLSDSYESVSDFHIGPAALGLDLSIQHWAADGLLAVFFFVAGIELKRELVAGELRDPKAAALPVIAALCGMAAPALVYVLVNAVGNGSMDGWAVPTATDIAFALAVLAVIGTSLPSALRAFLLTLAVVDDLFAILIIAIFFTSDLNFAALGGAVAGLVVFWVLLRKEVRGWYVYVPLALVIWGLMYNSGVHATIAGVAMGLMLRCTTREGEKHSPGEHIEHLVRPISAGLAVPLFALFSAGVSISGGAIHDVFTQPVTLGVVLGLVVGKAIGIFGGTWLAARFTKAELNPDLAWPDVFAVATLAGIGFTVSLLIGELAFAGDEVLTDEVKAAVLIGSLIAAVLASVLLKLRVRRYQALVSDEERDDDHDGIPDIYEQDNPAYHLRMAEIYEKKAAEHRERAQLAGAPRDGADRPA from the coding sequence GTGGCCGCGCCCGCACCCACCAACCGCAAGTTCCTCGGCCGTCTCTCGCTGCCCGAGCGGCAGTACATCGCCGACGCCCTGCGCACCGAGACCGTCGGCGGCATCCTGCTGCTCGTCGCCGCCGTCGCCGCCCTCGTGTGGGCCAACACCCCGCTGAGCGACAGCTACGAATCCGTCAGCGACTTCCACATAGGACCCGCCGCCCTCGGCCTCGACCTGTCGATCCAGCACTGGGCCGCCGACGGCCTCCTCGCGGTCTTCTTCTTCGTCGCCGGCATCGAGCTCAAGCGCGAGCTCGTCGCGGGCGAACTGCGCGACCCCAAGGCCGCCGCACTCCCCGTCATCGCCGCCCTCTGCGGCATGGCCGCGCCCGCCCTCGTCTACGTCCTGGTCAACGCCGTCGGCAACGGCTCCATGGACGGCTGGGCCGTCCCCACCGCGACCGACATCGCCTTCGCGCTCGCCGTCCTCGCCGTCATCGGCACCTCCCTGCCCTCCGCGCTGCGCGCCTTCCTGCTCACCCTCGCCGTCGTCGACGACCTCTTCGCGATCCTGATCATCGCGATCTTCTTCACCAGCGACCTGAACTTCGCCGCGCTCGGCGGCGCCGTCGCCGGACTCGTCGTCTTCTGGGTGCTCCTCCGCAAGGAGGTCCGCGGCTGGTACGTGTACGTCCCGCTGGCCCTGGTCATCTGGGGCCTGATGTACAACAGCGGCGTCCACGCCACCATCGCCGGTGTCGCCATGGGCCTGATGCTGCGCTGCACCACCCGGGAAGGCGAGAAGCACTCCCCCGGCGAGCACATCGAGCACCTCGTCCGCCCGATCTCGGCCGGCCTCGCCGTGCCCCTGTTCGCGCTCTTCTCCGCCGGGGTGAGCATCTCCGGCGGAGCGATCCACGACGTGTTCACCCAGCCCGTCACCCTCGGCGTCGTCCTCGGGCTCGTCGTCGGCAAGGCGATCGGCATCTTCGGCGGCACCTGGCTCGCCGCCCGCTTCACCAAGGCGGAACTCAACCCCGACCTGGCCTGGCCGGACGTCTTCGCCGTCGCCACCCTCGCCGGCATCGGCTTCACCGTCTCGCTGCTCATCGGGGAGCTCGCCTTCGCCGGGGACGAGGTCCTCACCGACGAGGTGAAGGCCGCGGTCCTCATCGGCTCGCTCATCGCGGCCGTCCTCGCCTCCGTCCTGCTGAAGCTGCGGGTACGGAGGTACCAGGCCCTCGTCTCCGACGAGGAGCGCGACGACGACCACGACGGCATCCCCGACATCTACGAGCAGGACAACCCGGCGTACCACCTCCGGATGGCCGAGATCTACGAGAAGAAGGCCGCCGAGCACCGCGAGCGCGCCCAACTGGCGGGGGCACCGCGCGACGGGGCCGACCGTCCGGCATGA
- the acs gene encoding acetate--CoA ligase, with protein MSNESLANLLREERRFSPPAELAAHANVTAEAYEQAKADRLGFWAEQAKRLTWATEPTETLDWSNPPFAKWFADGELNVAYNCVDRHVEAGNGDRVAIHFEGEPGDSRSITYAELKDEVSKAANALTELGVRKGDRVAVYLPMIPEAAITMLACARVGAAHSVVFGGFSADAVASRIQDADAKLVVTADGGYRRGKPSALKPAIDEAVAKCPQVEHVLVVRRTGQETAFTEGRDVWWDDIVARQSAEHTPEAFEAEHPLFILYTSGTTGKPKGILHTSGGYLTQAAYTHHAVFDLKPESDVYWCTADIGWVTGHSYIVYGPLANGATQVMYEGTPDTPHQGRFWEIVQKYGVTILYTAPTAIRTFMKWGDDIPAKFDLSSLRVLGSVGEPINPEAWVWYREHIGANKTPIVDTWWQTETGAMMISPLPGVTETKPGSAQRPLPGISATVVDDEANEVPNGGGGYLVLTEPWPSMLRTIWGDDQRYIDTYWSRFEGKYFAGDGAKKDEDGDIWLLGRVDDVMLVSGHNISTTEVESALVSHPAVAEAAVVGAADETTGQAIVAFVILRGTASEDENLVAELRNHVGATLGPIAKPKRVLPVAELPKTRSGKIMRRLLRDVAENRELGDVTTLTDSSVMSLIQTQLPAASSED; from the coding sequence GTGAGCAACGAAAGCCTGGCCAATCTGCTTCGGGAAGAGCGTCGATTTTCGCCGCCCGCCGAGCTGGCCGCGCACGCCAACGTGACGGCGGAGGCGTACGAGCAGGCCAAGGCGGACAGGCTGGGCTTCTGGGCCGAGCAGGCCAAGCGCCTGACCTGGGCCACCGAGCCGACCGAGACCCTCGACTGGTCGAACCCGCCGTTCGCCAAGTGGTTCGCGGACGGCGAGCTGAACGTCGCGTACAACTGCGTCGACCGGCACGTCGAGGCCGGGAACGGCGACCGGGTCGCCATCCACTTCGAGGGCGAGCCCGGCGACAGCCGCTCGATCACCTACGCCGAGCTCAAGGACGAGGTCTCCAAGGCGGCCAACGCCCTGACCGAGCTGGGCGTCCGGAAGGGCGACCGCGTCGCCGTCTACCTGCCGATGATCCCCGAGGCGGCCATCACGATGCTGGCCTGCGCCCGCGTCGGCGCCGCCCACTCGGTGGTCTTCGGCGGCTTCTCGGCCGACGCCGTCGCCTCCCGCATCCAGGACGCCGACGCCAAGCTGGTCGTCACCGCCGACGGCGGCTACCGCCGTGGCAAGCCGAGCGCCCTCAAGCCGGCCATCGACGAGGCCGTCGCCAAGTGCCCGCAGGTCGAGCACGTCCTCGTGGTCCGCCGTACGGGCCAGGAGACCGCCTTCACCGAGGGCCGCGACGTGTGGTGGGACGACATCGTCGCCCGCCAGTCCGCCGAGCACACCCCGGAGGCCTTCGAGGCGGAGCACCCGCTCTTCATCCTCTACACCTCCGGCACCACCGGGAAGCCGAAGGGCATCCTGCACACCTCCGGCGGCTACCTCACCCAGGCCGCGTACACCCACCACGCCGTCTTCGACCTCAAGCCGGAGTCCGACGTCTACTGGTGCACCGCCGACATCGGCTGGGTCACCGGGCACTCGTACATCGTCTACGGCCCGCTGGCCAACGGCGCGACGCAGGTCATGTACGAGGGCACCCCGGACACCCCGCACCAGGGGCGGTTCTGGGAGATCGTGCAGAAGTACGGCGTCACGATCCTCTACACGGCGCCGACCGCGATCCGCACGTTCATGAAGTGGGGCGACGACATCCCCGCGAAGTTCGACCTGTCCAGCCTCCGCGTCCTCGGCTCGGTCGGCGAGCCGATCAACCCCGAGGCCTGGGTCTGGTACCGCGAGCACATCGGCGCGAACAAGACCCCGATCGTGGACACCTGGTGGCAGACCGAGACCGGCGCGATGATGATCTCGCCGCTGCCGGGCGTCACCGAGACCAAGCCGGGCTCCGCCCAGCGCCCGCTGCCGGGCATCTCCGCCACCGTCGTCGACGACGAGGCCAACGAGGTGCCGAACGGCGGCGGTGGCTACCTGGTCCTCACCGAGCCGTGGCCGTCGATGCTCCGCACCATCTGGGGCGACGACCAGCGCTACATCGACACGTACTGGTCCCGCTTCGAGGGCAAGTACTTCGCCGGTGACGGGGCCAAGAAGGACGAGGACGGCGACATCTGGCTGCTCGGCCGGGTCGACGACGTCATGCTCGTCTCCGGCCACAACATCTCGACCACCGAGGTCGAGTCGGCCCTCGTCTCGCACCCGGCCGTCGCCGAGGCGGCCGTCGTCGGCGCCGCGGACGAGACGACCGGCCAGGCGATCGTCGCCTTCGTCATCCTGCGCGGCACGGCCAGCGAGGACGAGAACCTCGTCGCCGAGCTCCGCAACCACGTCGGCGCGACCCTCGGCCCGATCGCCAAGCCGAAGCGGGTCCTGCCGGTGGCCGAGCTGCCGAAGACCCGCTCGGGCAAGATCATGCGCCGTCTGCTGCGCGACGTGGCGGAGAACCGCGAGCTGGGCGACGTCACGACCCTGACCGACTCGTCGGTCATGTCGCTCATCCAGACCCAGCTGCCGGCCGCCTCCAGCGAGGACTGA